One genomic region from Zalophus californianus isolate mZalCal1 chromosome 14, mZalCal1.pri.v2, whole genome shotgun sequence encodes:
- the GAL3ST1 gene encoding galactosylceramide sulfotransferase isoform X1, with protein MVKNNPFYERQDLTGRAGVSRGARGEQWAGGWKNHQVSEMPLPQKKRWVSMAKGLVLGALFTSLLLLLYSYAAPPLHTGLASTRTPEGTAPCAPAPGEPEALTPANGSAGGCQPQRDIVFMKTHKTASSTLLNILFRFGQKHGLKFAFPNGRNDFDYPAFFARSLVQDYRPGACFNIICNHMRFHYEEVRGLVPPNATFITVLRDPARLFESSFHYFGSVVPFTWKLSGRDKLAEFLQDPDRYYDPNGYNAHYLRNLLFFDLGYDSGLDPGNPQVQEHILEVERRFHLVLLQEYFDESLVLLKDLLCWELEDVLYFKLNARRASAVPRLSGELYRRATAWNVLDARLYRHFNASFWRKVEAFGRERMAREVAALRRANERMRRICIDGGQAVDAAAIQDSAMQPWQPLGAKSILGYNLKKSIGQRHAQLCRRMLTPEIQYLMDLGVNLWVTKLWKLIRDFLRW; from the exons ATGGTGAAGAACAACCCCTTTTATGAGCGACAGGACCTAACAGGAAGGGCAGGAGTGAGCAGAGGTGCCCGTGGGGAACAGtgggctggaggctggaagaATCACCAG GTATCTGAGATGCCGCTGCCCCAGAAGAAGCGCTGGGTGTCCATGGCCAAGGGGCTGGTGCTGGGAGCGCTCTTCACcagcctcctgctgctgctgtaCTCCTATGCTGCCCCCCCACTGCACACTGGCCTGGCCTCCAC CAGGACCCCAGAGGGCACAGCGCCCTGCGCCCCGGCGCCAGGTGAGCCCGAGGCACTGACCCCGGCCAACGGCTCTGCGGGAGGGTGCCAGCCTCAACGCGACATCGTGTTCATGAAGACGCACAAGACGGCCAGCAGCACGCTGCTCAACATCCTGTTCCGCTTTGGCCAGAAGCACGGGCTCAAGTTTGCCTTCCCCAATGGCCGCAACGACTTCGACTACCCGGCCTTCTTCGCTCGCAGCCTGGTGCAGGACTACCGGCCCGGGGCCTGCTTCAACATCATCTGCAACCACATGCGCTTCCACTACGAGGAGGTGCGTGGTCTGGTGCCGCCCAACGCCACGTTCATCACCGTGCTCCGCGACCCCGCCCGCCTCTTTGAGTCCTCCTTCCACTACTTCGGCTCGGTGGTGCCCTTCACGTGGAAGCTCTCGGGCCGTGACAAGCTGGCCGAGTTCCTGCAGGACCCAGACCGCTACTATGACCCCAACGGCTACAACGCCCACTACCTCCGCAACCTGCTCTTCTTCGACCTGGGCTACGACAGCGGCCTGGACCCCGGCAACCCGCAGGTGCAGGAGCACATCCTGGAGGTGGAGCGCCGCTTCCACCTGGTGCTCCTGCAGGAGTACTTCGACGAGTCCCTGGTGCTGCTCAAGGACCTGCTGTGCTGGGAGCTGGAGGACGTGCTCTACTTCAAGCTCAACGCCCGCCGCGCCTCGGCCGTGCCGCGCCTCTCCGGGGAGCTGTACCGGCGCGCCACGGCTTGGAACGTGCTGGACGCCCGCCTCTACCGCCACTTCAACGCCAGCTTCTGGCGCAAGGTGGAGGCATTCGGGCGGGAGCGCATGGCCCGCGAGGTGGCCGCTCTGCGGCGCGCCAACGAGCGCATGCGGCGCATCTGCATCGACGGGGGCCAAGCTGTGGACGCCGCCGCCATCCAGGACTCGGCCATGCAGCCCTGGCAGCCGCTGGGCGCCAAGTCCATCCTCGGCTACAACCTCAAGAAGAGCATCGGGCAGCGGCACGCGCAGCTCTGCCGTCGCATGCTCACGCCCGAGATCCAGTACCTGATGGACCTTGGCGTCAACCTGTGGGTCACTAAGCTCTGGAAGCTCATCCGGGACTTTCTGAGGTGGTGA
- the GAL3ST1 gene encoding galactosylceramide sulfotransferase isoform X2: MVKNNPFYERQDLTGRAGVSRGARGEQWAGGWKNHQVSEMPLPQKKRWVSMAKGLVLGALFTSLLLLLYSYAAPPLHTGLASTTPEGTAPCAPAPGEPEALTPANGSAGGCQPQRDIVFMKTHKTASSTLLNILFRFGQKHGLKFAFPNGRNDFDYPAFFARSLVQDYRPGACFNIICNHMRFHYEEVRGLVPPNATFITVLRDPARLFESSFHYFGSVVPFTWKLSGRDKLAEFLQDPDRYYDPNGYNAHYLRNLLFFDLGYDSGLDPGNPQVQEHILEVERRFHLVLLQEYFDESLVLLKDLLCWELEDVLYFKLNARRASAVPRLSGELYRRATAWNVLDARLYRHFNASFWRKVEAFGRERMAREVAALRRANERMRRICIDGGQAVDAAAIQDSAMQPWQPLGAKSILGYNLKKSIGQRHAQLCRRMLTPEIQYLMDLGVNLWVTKLWKLIRDFLRW; this comes from the exons ATGGTGAAGAACAACCCCTTTTATGAGCGACAGGACCTAACAGGAAGGGCAGGAGTGAGCAGAGGTGCCCGTGGGGAACAGtgggctggaggctggaagaATCACCAG GTATCTGAGATGCCGCTGCCCCAGAAGAAGCGCTGGGTGTCCATGGCCAAGGGGCTGGTGCTGGGAGCGCTCTTCACcagcctcctgctgctgctgtaCTCCTATGCTGCCCCCCCACTGCACACTGGCCTGGCCTCCAC GACCCCAGAGGGCACAGCGCCCTGCGCCCCGGCGCCAGGTGAGCCCGAGGCACTGACCCCGGCCAACGGCTCTGCGGGAGGGTGCCAGCCTCAACGCGACATCGTGTTCATGAAGACGCACAAGACGGCCAGCAGCACGCTGCTCAACATCCTGTTCCGCTTTGGCCAGAAGCACGGGCTCAAGTTTGCCTTCCCCAATGGCCGCAACGACTTCGACTACCCGGCCTTCTTCGCTCGCAGCCTGGTGCAGGACTACCGGCCCGGGGCCTGCTTCAACATCATCTGCAACCACATGCGCTTCCACTACGAGGAGGTGCGTGGTCTGGTGCCGCCCAACGCCACGTTCATCACCGTGCTCCGCGACCCCGCCCGCCTCTTTGAGTCCTCCTTCCACTACTTCGGCTCGGTGGTGCCCTTCACGTGGAAGCTCTCGGGCCGTGACAAGCTGGCCGAGTTCCTGCAGGACCCAGACCGCTACTATGACCCCAACGGCTACAACGCCCACTACCTCCGCAACCTGCTCTTCTTCGACCTGGGCTACGACAGCGGCCTGGACCCCGGCAACCCGCAGGTGCAGGAGCACATCCTGGAGGTGGAGCGCCGCTTCCACCTGGTGCTCCTGCAGGAGTACTTCGACGAGTCCCTGGTGCTGCTCAAGGACCTGCTGTGCTGGGAGCTGGAGGACGTGCTCTACTTCAAGCTCAACGCCCGCCGCGCCTCGGCCGTGCCGCGCCTCTCCGGGGAGCTGTACCGGCGCGCCACGGCTTGGAACGTGCTGGACGCCCGCCTCTACCGCCACTTCAACGCCAGCTTCTGGCGCAAGGTGGAGGCATTCGGGCGGGAGCGCATGGCCCGCGAGGTGGCCGCTCTGCGGCGCGCCAACGAGCGCATGCGGCGCATCTGCATCGACGGGGGCCAAGCTGTGGACGCCGCCGCCATCCAGGACTCGGCCATGCAGCCCTGGCAGCCGCTGGGCGCCAAGTCCATCCTCGGCTACAACCTCAAGAAGAGCATCGGGCAGCGGCACGCGCAGCTCTGCCGTCGCATGCTCACGCCCGAGATCCAGTACCTGATGGACCTTGGCGTCAACCTGTGGGTCACTAAGCTCTGGAAGCTCATCCGGGACTTTCTGAGGTGGTGA
- the GAL3ST1 gene encoding galactosylceramide sulfotransferase isoform X3: MPLPQKKRWVSMAKGLVLGALFTSLLLLLYSYAAPPLHTGLASTRTPEGTAPCAPAPGEPEALTPANGSAGGCQPQRDIVFMKTHKTASSTLLNILFRFGQKHGLKFAFPNGRNDFDYPAFFARSLVQDYRPGACFNIICNHMRFHYEEVRGLVPPNATFITVLRDPARLFESSFHYFGSVVPFTWKLSGRDKLAEFLQDPDRYYDPNGYNAHYLRNLLFFDLGYDSGLDPGNPQVQEHILEVERRFHLVLLQEYFDESLVLLKDLLCWELEDVLYFKLNARRASAVPRLSGELYRRATAWNVLDARLYRHFNASFWRKVEAFGRERMAREVAALRRANERMRRICIDGGQAVDAAAIQDSAMQPWQPLGAKSILGYNLKKSIGQRHAQLCRRMLTPEIQYLMDLGVNLWVTKLWKLIRDFLRW; this comes from the exons ATGCCGCTGCCCCAGAAGAAGCGCTGGGTGTCCATGGCCAAGGGGCTGGTGCTGGGAGCGCTCTTCACcagcctcctgctgctgctgtaCTCCTATGCTGCCCCCCCACTGCACACTGGCCTGGCCTCCAC CAGGACCCCAGAGGGCACAGCGCCCTGCGCCCCGGCGCCAGGTGAGCCCGAGGCACTGACCCCGGCCAACGGCTCTGCGGGAGGGTGCCAGCCTCAACGCGACATCGTGTTCATGAAGACGCACAAGACGGCCAGCAGCACGCTGCTCAACATCCTGTTCCGCTTTGGCCAGAAGCACGGGCTCAAGTTTGCCTTCCCCAATGGCCGCAACGACTTCGACTACCCGGCCTTCTTCGCTCGCAGCCTGGTGCAGGACTACCGGCCCGGGGCCTGCTTCAACATCATCTGCAACCACATGCGCTTCCACTACGAGGAGGTGCGTGGTCTGGTGCCGCCCAACGCCACGTTCATCACCGTGCTCCGCGACCCCGCCCGCCTCTTTGAGTCCTCCTTCCACTACTTCGGCTCGGTGGTGCCCTTCACGTGGAAGCTCTCGGGCCGTGACAAGCTGGCCGAGTTCCTGCAGGACCCAGACCGCTACTATGACCCCAACGGCTACAACGCCCACTACCTCCGCAACCTGCTCTTCTTCGACCTGGGCTACGACAGCGGCCTGGACCCCGGCAACCCGCAGGTGCAGGAGCACATCCTGGAGGTGGAGCGCCGCTTCCACCTGGTGCTCCTGCAGGAGTACTTCGACGAGTCCCTGGTGCTGCTCAAGGACCTGCTGTGCTGGGAGCTGGAGGACGTGCTCTACTTCAAGCTCAACGCCCGCCGCGCCTCGGCCGTGCCGCGCCTCTCCGGGGAGCTGTACCGGCGCGCCACGGCTTGGAACGTGCTGGACGCCCGCCTCTACCGCCACTTCAACGCCAGCTTCTGGCGCAAGGTGGAGGCATTCGGGCGGGAGCGCATGGCCCGCGAGGTGGCCGCTCTGCGGCGCGCCAACGAGCGCATGCGGCGCATCTGCATCGACGGGGGCCAAGCTGTGGACGCCGCCGCCATCCAGGACTCGGCCATGCAGCCCTGGCAGCCGCTGGGCGCCAAGTCCATCCTCGGCTACAACCTCAAGAAGAGCATCGGGCAGCGGCACGCGCAGCTCTGCCGTCGCATGCTCACGCCCGAGATCCAGTACCTGATGGACCTTGGCGTCAACCTGTGGGTCACTAAGCTCTGGAAGCTCATCCGGGACTTTCTGAGGTGGTGA
- the PES1 gene encoding pescadillo homolog has product MGGLEKRKYERGSATNYITRNKARKKLQLSLADFRRLCILKGIYPHEPKHKKKVNKGSTAARTFYLLKDIKFLLHEPIVNKFREYKVFVRKLRKAYGKSEWNTVERLKDNKPNYKLDHIVKERYPTFIDALRDLDDALSMCFLFSTFPRTGKCHVQTIQLCRRLTVEFLHYVIAARALRKVFLSIKGIYYQAEVLGQPIVWITPYAFSHDHPTDVDYRVMATFTEFYTTLLGFVNFRLYQSLNLHYPPKLEGQVHTEAKASEDTYALDSESSMEKLAALGASLARMVVPVEEEAEVDEFPADGETTAQAEGLRKELEAQEKHKKLFEGLKFFLNREVPREALAFVIRSFGGNVSWDQSLCIGATYDVTDSCITHQIVDRPGQQTPVIGRYYVQPQWVFDCVNARLLLPVADYFPGVQLPPHLSPFVSEKEGDYVPPEKLKLLALQRGEHPGNMGESEEEDEEEDNDGDGDEGGENEEEEEEDAEAGSEKEEEARLTALEEQRMDGKRPRVMEGTVKLEDKQRLAQEEENEAKRLAIMMMKKREKYLYNKIMFGKRRKIREANKLAEKRKAHDEAVRSQKKAKKARPV; this is encoded by the exons ATGGGAGGcctggagaagaggaag taTGAACGAGGCTCTGCCACCAACTACATCACCCGAAACAAAGCCCGGAAGAAGCTGCAGCTGAGCCTGGCTGACTTCAG GCGGCTTTGCATCCTGAAAGGCATTTATCCCCATGAGCCCAAACATAAGAAGAAGGTTAATAAGGGCTCCACAGCGGCCCGAACTTTTTACCTTCTTAAAGACATCAAGTTCCTCCTCCATGAGCCCATCGTCAACAAGTTCCGGGAATACAAG gTTTTTGTCCGGAAGCTCCGGAAGGCCTATGGGAAGAGTGAGTGGAACACTGTGGAGCGTCTGAAGGACAACAAGCCCAACTACAAACTTGACCACATTGTCAAGGAGCG GTACCCCACATTCATAGACGCTCTGCGGGACCTGGATGATGCCCTCTCCATGTGCTTCCTCTTCTCCACCTTCCCACGGACTGGCAAGTGCCACGTGCAGACCATTCAGTTGTGCCGCCGGCTCACTGTGGAGTTCCTGCACTACGTCATAGCTGCCCGCGCCCTGCGCAAG GTCTTCCTGTCCATCAAAGGCATTTACTACCAGGCCGAGGTGCTAGGGCAGCCCATTGTGTGGATTACACCCTATGCCTTCTCCCATGAC CACCCGACAGACGTTGACTACAGGGTCATGGCCACCTTCACCGAGTTCTACACCACTCTGCTGGGCTTCGTCAACTTCCGCCTCTACCAGTCGCTCAACCTGCACTACCCACCCAAG cTGGAGGGTCAGGTCCACACAGAGGCGAAGGCCAGTGAGGACACCTACGCGTTGGACTCCGAGAGCTCCATGGAG AAATTGGCGGCGCTGGGTGCCAGTCTGGCCCGCATGGTGGTGCCTgtggaggaggaggctgaggtgGATGAGTTTCCTGCAGATGGG GAGACGACAGCGCAGGCGGAGGGCCTCAGGAAGGAGCTGGAGGCACAGGAAAAGCACAAGAAACTTTTTGAGGGCCTGAAGTTCTTCCTGAACCGTGAGGTGCCCCGCGAGGCCCTGGCTTTCGTCATCAG GAGCTTTGGGGGCAATGTGTCCTGGGACCAGTCTCTGTGCATTGGGGCCACATATGATGTCACAGACTCTTGCATCACCCACCAGATCGTGGACCGGCCTGGGCAGCAGACACCTGTTATCGGCAG GTACTATGTGCAGCCCCAGTGGGTGTTCGACTGTGTGAATGCACGGCTCCTCCTCCCCGTGGCAGACTACTTCCCCGGAGTGCAACTGCCTCCACACCTCTCGCCCTTCGTGTCGGAGAAGGAAGGAGATTATGTCCCTCCCGAGAAGCTGAAGCTGTTGGCCCTGCAGCGGGGAGAGCACCCAG GGAATATGGGTGAGTCTGaagaggaggatgaggaggaagacaatgatggtgatggtgatgaagggggagaaaatgaagaggaggaggaagaagatgcgGAGGCTGgttcagaaaaggaagaagaggccCGGCTGACAGCCCTGGAGGAGCAGAGGATGGACGGGAAG AGGCCCAGAGTGATGGAAGGCACCGTGAAGCTGGAGGACAAGCAGAGGCTGGCCcaggaggaggagaatgaagcCAAGCGCCTGGCCATCATGATGATGAAGAAGCGGGAGAAGTACCTTTATAACAAGATCATGTTTGGCAAGAGGCGCAAAATCCGAGAG GCCAACAAACTGGCAGAGAAGCGGAAAGCCCACGATGAGGCTGTGAGGTCTCAGAAGAAGGCCAAGAAGGCCAGGCCAGTGTGA